One genomic segment of Nitrospirota bacterium includes these proteins:
- a CDS encoding TIGR02186 family protein, with protein sequence MSKQVRHDSVGVRSKRAEGLRLKAILSFIVCFLFGLIITETMASAELTVKINHDHIKVDFFYHGDKIGISGVSDSIGDLIVKITSPEGHQALRKKGKVAGLLWMNVGELKFERTPTLYFLHSTRKLEDILSQDEMDKYVIGYPALKRHVEITPIANEDEKMKWFNELVKYKESSRLYSTSSGKISISSKSGRRQYLIDLNWPYQAPPGDYTVTVYSVKDNKVVEKAEAKILVEQVNIVKALADMAKDKGAFYGMIAIIIALAAGFGVGIIFRKGRGSH encoded by the coding sequence ATGTCGAAACAAGTTCGGCATGACAGTGTTGGCGTCAGAAGTAAAAGGGCTGAAGGCTTAAGGCTGAAGGCTATTTTGTCTTTTATCGTCTGTTTTCTGTTCGGGTTGATAATAACCGAAACCATGGCATCTGCAGAACTCACAGTAAAGATAAACCATGACCACATAAAGGTAGACTTTTTTTATCATGGTGATAAAATTGGTATAAGTGGAGTCTCAGATTCAATTGGAGATCTGATTGTCAAAATAACCTCTCCTGAAGGGCATCAGGCTTTAAGGAAAAAAGGAAAAGTGGCAGGGCTTTTATGGATGAATGTGGGAGAACTAAAATTTGAGCGAACTCCTACATTATATTTCCTTCACAGCACAAGGAAATTAGAGGATATTTTAAGTCAGGATGAGATGGATAAATATGTGATTGGCTATCCTGCACTGAAGAGACATGTAGAAATAACGCCTATTGCAAATGAAGATGAAAAAATGAAGTGGTTTAATGAACTTGTGAAGTATAAAGAATCTTCAAGGCTATATTCTACATCTTCTGGAAAAATCTCAATAAGTTCGAAAAGTGGAAGACGACAATATCTTATCGATCTAAATTGGCCCTATCAGGCCCCTCCTGGTGATTATACAGTTACTGTATATTCTGTTAAAGATAACAAGGTAGTTGAGAAAGCAGAGGCAAAGATACTTGTGGAACAGGTTAATATCGTAAAGGCACTTGCCGATATGGCAAAGGATAAGGGTGCCTTTTATGGAATGATAGCTATAATCATAGCGCTGGCTGCAGGCTTTGGTGTTGGTATAATATTCAGGAAAGGTAGAGGTTCACACTGA
- a CDS encoding sulfite exporter TauE/SafE family protein, with the protein MFLYLPVALTSINSLIPVGIGLSVGLLSGLFGVGGGWIITPFLMMVGISPTVAAATGATQMVAASASGAYAHWKLGNVDIKMGIYLVIGSFLGGMLGVEAIKILMALGNADFVIRMTYVLMLGIVGTYMFIESLSSMMKKKSEEVKIEKESKMAKFLKSLPLQTHFKESGVTHSVPAIILLGSLVGILAAIMGVGGGFIMVPMMLYLLRMPMHVVVGTSLFQILLTCIEVTFLQAYTNHTVDFILAVILSLGATIGAQIGTAFGRKLKADQLKILLAGLVLAVAVKMIFELTLSPSILLEQAGGH; encoded by the coding sequence ATGTTCTTATATTTACCAGTAGCTTTAACCAGTATTAATAGCCTGATACCTGTTGGGATTGGTCTTTCCGTAGGCTTACTGTCAGGTCTATTTGGGGTTGGAGGGGGGTGGATAATAACGCCCTTTCTCATGATGGTTGGTATTTCCCCCACAGTGGCTGCCGCCACAGGAGCAACTCAGATGGTGGCAGCCTCTGCGTCAGGCGCATACGCCCACTGGAAACTGGGGAATGTTGATATCAAGATGGGTATTTATCTGGTGATAGGTAGCTTTCTGGGAGGAATGCTTGGAGTAGAGGCCATAAAGATTCTTATGGCGCTCGGCAATGCAGACTTTGTTATAAGGATGACCTATGTATTGATGCTTGGCATAGTTGGCACATATATGTTCATTGAAAGCCTGAGCAGCATGATGAAAAAGAAATCAGAGGAGGTTAAGATTGAAAAGGAATCTAAAATGGCAAAATTTCTTAAATCTCTACCCCTACAGACCCATTTTAAAGAATCAGGCGTTACCCATTCTGTCCCTGCTATTATTTTACTAGGAAGCCTTGTAGGGATCCTTGCAGCAATAATGGGTGTTGGTGGAGGGTTCATCATGGTTCCTATGATGCTTTATCTCCTGAGGATGCCAATGCATGTTGTGGTGGGGACCAGTCTGTTCCAGATACTCTTAACCTGTATTGAGGTCACATTCCTCCAGGCATATACCAATCATACTGTGGATTTTATCCTTGCGGTAATTTTATCGCTTGGTGCAACAATAGGCGCCCAGATTGGGACGGCCTTTGGCAGGAAATTAAAAGCCGACCAGCTCAAGATTCTTCTTGCAGGGTTGGTACTTGCGGTGGCTGTAAAAATGATTTTTGAACTTACATTAAGCCCATCCATACTCTTAGAACAGGCAGGAGGACACTGA